In Oncorhynchus kisutch isolate 150728-3 linkage group LG5, Okis_V2, whole genome shotgun sequence, a genomic segment contains:
- the LOC109891582 gene encoding putative fidgetin-like protein 2, giving the protein MEELRAQGLLKMHWSPEHAAPLSQWPEQHLDVSSTTSPPSSHKHDSRGYTTAAGYPWASDDISALTASSLLKRYAEKYSGLELPYERPAPGAYSEPGAFLKSETEPWALGQGMECYPALEALAAGAKVGSASVGLPGTGSVTVVNSNLTSDPGYSGGGSCNGPPSQDYPLSYNSTYLSSGYCLQPGSVLPPASLQTTPTLVSSYNPTNPVYNYPPGCYPHLQTSLAASYSHSHPSASYLPSGLSTPTPLTPRSTMAGGSYGYSSHSLGAGSETGGPLKRKAFEMAEEGEEGGEGDGSRYRKFVNGHSKSHGNGHGNDYDIAGSEVQAYKPGKPLVSPPYVGQGEYSPSSGLGGESGGGGEHGFPHQRLAMKMPASHARSEDPTGGR; this is encoded by the exons ATGGAGGAGCTCAGAGCACAAG GTCTGTTGAAGATGCACTGGTCTCCGGAGCACGCGGCCCCTCTGTCCCAGTGGCCTGAGCAGCACCTGGATGTGTCTTccaccacctcccctccctcctcccacaaACACGACTCACGTGGTTACACCACTGCAGCCGGATACCCCTGGGCCAGCGATGACATCTCTGCCCTCACCGCCTCTTCCTTGTTAAAACGCTATGCTGAAAAGTACTCAGGCCTGGAGCTGCCCTACGAAAGGCCTGCCCCAGGGGCTTACTCAGAGCCTGGGGCCTTTCTGAAGAGTGAGACTGAGCCCTGGGCCCTGGGGCAGGGTATGGAGTGTTACCCTGCGCTGGAGGCCCTGGCAGCAGGGGCCAAAGTGGGATCAGCATCAGTGGGCCTCCCTGGCACGGGCAGTGTGACGGTGGTGAACAGTAACTTGACCTCTGACCCTgggtatagtggtggtggttccTGTAATGGCCCCCCATCTCAGGACTACCCCCTCTCCTACAACAGCACCTACCTCTCCTCAGGATACTGTCTCCAGCCCGGCTCAGTACTTCCCCCAGCCTCTCTGCAAACCACCCCCACCCTGGTGTCCAGCTACAACCCTACCAACCCTGTATACAACTACCCACCAGGCTGCTACCCCCACCTCCAGACCAGCCTGGCAGCCAGCTACAGCCACAGCCACCCCAGTGCCTCCTACCTCCCCTCTGGGCTGAGCACCCCTACCCCCCTGACCCCCCGGTCCACCATGGCGGGGGGCAGCTATGGCTACTCCAGTCACAGCCTAGGGGCCGGCTCTGAGACAGGTGGGCCGCTGAAACGCAAGGCCTTTGAGATGgcggaagagggggaggagggaggagaaggagatggcTCGCGGTACAGGAAGTTCGTCAACGGACACAGCAAGAGCCACGGAAATGGTCACGGCAACGACTACGACATAGCGGGCTCAGAAGTCCAGGCCTACAAGCCCGGCAAGCCTCTGGTGTCGCCTCCTTATGTTGGCCAGGGCGAGTACAGCCCCTCCTCAGGCCTAGGtggggagagtgggggaggaggggaacaTGGCTTTCCCCATCAGAGGCTGGCCATGAAGATGCCTGCGTCACATGCACGATCTGAGGACCCAACTGGAGGACGCTAG